A portion of the Lolium rigidum isolate FL_2022 chromosome 1, APGP_CSIRO_Lrig_0.1, whole genome shotgun sequence genome contains these proteins:
- the LOC124660265 gene encoding aspartic proteinase nepenthesin-1-like produces the protein MKDLAALKLLPCLLFLAIVFPWQPTWATSAALRADLTHVDSGRGFTNGELLRRMAARSTARAASLRYSSSARPGDASKAEAVTVPMARGNTDTEYYGSEYLIHFGIGTPRPQPVALELDTGSDLIWTQCGCIVCFDQPLPLVDTSASATVRGLSCTDPLCRSGGGLPLSGCAADDNVCFYVYAYADQTVTTGKMMEDTFTFQAPNGTGIAAVPSLRFGCGVYNTGSFISNESGVAGFARGPLSLPSQLQVTNFSYCLTAIADGTTSPVFLGTPEPDSLEAQATGPVQSTPFAPGPAGSLFYYLPLQGITVGKTRLPFNASVFATKDDGSGGTIIDSGTSITNFPQAVFESLQEAFVSQMPLPVANNSNGRLCFAANPSSSTVPHPTKVAVPKLILHLDGADWDIPRENYMLHVQDLDGTGAGDGLCLVIDSSGVDDGFTIIGNFQQQNTHIVYDLEANKMSFAPARCNKLLSLDSLAN, from the coding sequence ATGAAAGATCTGGCAGCGTTGAAGCTTTTACCCTGCCTTCTTTTCCTAGCTATCGTGTTCCCCTGGCAGCCCACCTGGGCGACTAGCGCCGCCTTGCGTGCCGACCTCACGCACGTCGACAGCGGGCGTGGCTTCACCAACGGCGAGCTGCTCCGCCGGATGGCTGCTCGTTCGACGGCACGAGCGGCCAGCCTGCGGTATTCTTCATCCGCCCGCCCCGGCGACGCCAGCAAGGCTGAGGCGGTGACCGTGCCGATGGCTCGAGGCAACACCGACACGGAGTACTACGGTTCCGAGTACCTCATCCACTTCGGTATCGGCACGCCGAGGCCGCAGCCGGTGGCGCTGGAGTTGGACACCGGCAGCGACCTAATCTGGACGCAGTGCGGGTGCATCGTCTGCTTCGACCAGCCGCTCCCTCTGGTGGACACCTCTGCCTCCGCCACCGTCCGTGGCCTCTCTTGCACCGACCCTCTCTGCCGGAGCGGAGGAGGCCTCCCGCTCTCCGGGTGCGCCGCGGACGACAACGTTTGCTTCTACGTCTACGCCTACGCCGACCAAACGGTCACGACAGGCAAGATGATGGAGGACACCTTCACCTTCCAGGCGCCAAACGGCACGGGCATCGCTGCCGTGCCGAGCCTCCGCTTCGGATGTGGCGTGTACAACACCGGCAGCTTCATATCCAACGAGTCGGGCGTCGCCGGCTTCGCCCGTGGGCCGCTGTCGCTGCCTTCGCAGCTCCAAGTCACCAACTTCTCGTATTGCCTCACGGCCATAGCAGATGGCACGACCAGCCCGGTGTTCCTGGGCACGCCGGAGCCGGACAGCCTCGAAGCGCAGGCCACGGGGCCCGTCCAGTCCACCCCGTTCGCCCCAGGCCCCGCGGGCAGCTTGTTCTACTACCTTCCGCTCCAAGGGATCACCGTCGGCAAGACGCGGCTGCCCTTCAACGCCTCCGTCTTCGCGACCAAGGACGACGGCTCCGGCGGGACCATCATCGACTCCGGCACATCCATCACCAACTTCCCGCAGGCCGTGTTCGAAAGCCTCCAGGAGGCGTTCGTGTCGCAGATGCCACTGCCCGTCGCAAACAACTCCAACGGCAGGCTGTGCTTCGCCGCCAACCCCTCGTCGTCAACAGTACCGCACCCGACCAAAGTGGCTGTGCCCAAGCTCATCCTCCACCTGGACGGCGCCGACTGGGACATCCCGCGGGAGAATTACATGCTGCACGTCCAAGACCTTGACGGCACTGGCGCCGGCGACGGGCTGTGCCTGGTCATCGATTCGTCAGGCGTCGACGACGGCTTCACCATCATAGGCAACTTCCAGCAGCAGAACACCCACATCGTCTACGACCTCGAGGCCAACAAGATGAGCTTCGCGCCCGCGCGCTGCAACAAGCTCTTATCACTTGATTCACTAGCTAATTAA
- the LOC124696184 gene encoding protein N-terminal asparagine amidohydrolase-like has protein sequence MLLVDGEPVSSPTGSSGRELVAALMGNPGLCAASERLTAAPERQISSGPEGPRHVYVFQREYATVDPARVQLVGTDEMTTCVGVAVRNNKTGMTSVSHMDFPKIVEGGFRQMLELLGEDNEPFDVHLIGGFDDASTKVVHSSGGKHSKQEGYSHPLCSKIVEVLHKFEQQFHLRSFCVLGNNTMTDSYGNARPIVGGFVMEASCGVVSAASFDVTSRCPDEIVRRIRVSVSSYDPSWKGKLLETYDTHADIFQIAPACWMPDWVELASSLNELSDSEILLQCSTSPAAEPPHFVETERRIWKYMMENPDWEDTFPKYKPRVFRWTDDGRWSRHS, from the exons ATGCTCCTCGTCGACGGCGAGCCCGTCTCCTCCCCCACG GGGAGCAGCGGGAGGGAGCTCGTGGCGGCGCTCATGGGGAACCCCGGGCTCTGCGCCGCGTCCGAACGGCTAACGGCCGCCCCGGAGAGGCAGATCTCGTCGGGGCCTGAGGGGCCCAGGCACGTGTACGTCTTCCAGCGGGAGTACGCCACGGTGGATCCGGCGCGCGTCCAG TTAGTGGGCACAGATGAGATGACTACATGTGTGGGTGTTGCAGTTCGCAACAACAAGACTGGAAT GACTTCCGTTAGCCATATGGACTTTCCAAAGATTGTAGAAGGAGGGTTCAGACAGATGCTAGAATTACTTGGTGAAGACAATGAACCATTTGAT GTTCACCTGATTGGTGGTTTCGATGATGCTTCTACAAAG GTTGTCCATTCTTCTGGTGGGAAGCACAGCAAACAGGAAGGATACTCCCATCCACTTTGTTCCAAGATAGTTGAAGTGCTGCATAAATTCGAGCAACAATTCCACCTTCGGTCTTTTTGTGTTCTTGGGAACAACACTATGACTGATTCTTATGGCAATGCACGACCAATAGTTGGTGGATTTGTG ATGGAAGCATCATGTGGTGTTGTTTCTGCTGCAAGCTTTGACGTGACTTCAAGGTGTCCTGATGAAATAGTCAGAAGAATTCGTGTGAGTGTTTCTTCATATGATCCAAGTTGGAAAGGGAAGTTACTGGAGACCTACGACACACACGCTGATATTTTCCAAATTGCCCCTGCCTGCTG GATGCCAGACTGGGTAGAACTAGCATCCTCTCTTAACGAGCTTTCAGACTCTGAAATCCTGCTTCAGTGCTCCACCTCTCCAGCTGCAGAACCACCTCATTTTGTGGAAACTGAGAGAAG GATATGGAAATACATGATGGAGAATCCAGACTGGGAAGACACATTTCCAAAGTACAAGCCCCGGGTCTTCCGTTGGACCGATGATGGAAGGTGGTCAAGGCACTCTTAG